In the genome of Epinephelus fuscoguttatus linkage group LG4, E.fuscoguttatus.final_Chr_v1, the window ctgtatttatgCCCCTGCCTAGACCTAAGGCCTTGCATTTCACAATTTCATCATGATTTAAATACAGTAAAGTCTTTTCTTTTCAGAGGCTATTCCAACacaaaaagaggaaaacagTGTTGAATGTTGTTGTGAAATCAAAGTCACAAAATCTATCAGTGATTCCAGTAAAAGATTCAACTCAGCTCAGTAataattctcctgttttagaCTGAGCTGTCTGAGTAACTACAGAGGCCACGACACAAACTGCACAAGAATGAAagactttttttctatttcacaTATTATCATATGATGTCCTTATAAGTGACTGACACTGCAGGGCTGCACATAAAGAATGAGGTCAGGATCAAATTGTTCAGTCAGTGACATCTGATACTAGAACGCAGAGCAATTCTCCTTTACAGTCGAGTTATCATCAGTCAGAACTTTTGGTCCATATCTTGTAAGGATCATCAGTTTTTGGAGTCAAATTGAATGTTAGCTGATGTTGAATGAATTTATTTGTAATCTTCATCTTTGTTTTCTTAATGATGATTTTTACTATCAGTTTTAAGTTGATAGACCTACAGTACAACTGCTGGCAAGAAAAGAATGTTAACATCCTGGATTACTCCTGATATCTTTATCTAGTCACTTTGgataaattacatattttaaataaatccaTGATGCAGGACAGCAAAACCGAACGATGCTCAGTCCTCTACAGTTGATGCCTGGCTATCTTTAATGACCATCATGATCTATATAACTCAGCACTGAAAGGAAAATACAGAAGTACATATGTTCTCTGTCTTTTTGTTAtataaaaaacaacttttagtCACAGGAAGGGGCATTTCAGTCAAATAGCAACTTCCAACACAGTTTCTATTTTGACTCACAGTTTTAAATAAATCATGCTGCCATCTCTGTAACCAAACTAAACTTTATTTTGCACATGGAATTCAGAGCAGAGTGGAGTGTGAAATAGCATTTGATTACATGGTTGAGTACTAAACTTTATTCTCATATTGTGCGGTATTTCCAGAGTTCAAAGATACTGTAAGCTACACAGGCCCAGCCATGACAGTCAAGATTCTTCACTGAATTATGGGATATTTACTCATCCTCAGGAATGAAGAGGGAAATGCAGTATATATGAGCCTTCCCTAAATATTCACATGACAATGACACATCCGTATATACTTTTACCCTTTGTTGTATTAAGCGTTAAATTGCACAGCCATAAACTTTGAGGAGCAACAGGTTGGGAATACTTGGCGAAAATAACCACAAATAATAACCACTGACATTTACGCATGCGTAAAAATGAATCTAAAAGCCTCACTGCTGCTCTTTGTCATTGTCTGAACATCACTGTATATGATGAGGATGGCAGAGATCCTGAAAAGAGCAGAACAATCAGCTGCATCATGGTAGCTCATCACGCAAAGCTAATTACAGAGTTTACATTTTGAGCATCTGTGcgtaaaatacattaaaagtcTAATTTCATAATTGTAGTCATTTAAAATGCAGTACTTTGTCGGGGTAGGTGAGTGACAGGTAAGAGCAGAAGGGGAATCCCATCTGGTACAGCTGATGCGGTCGGGCACCGAGGACCACAGACGAACTGAACGCGGGACTCCTGCGCTCTGCGCATGTCTCCGCCGATAAACCGAAGATGCTGCTGCGCATTTCATCCTCACTTTTCGACAAGATACTCTCGATGCTAAAACCTTTAGATTTATCCCTGCTCGGTACATTTCCTTTCGGCCTGTCCTGCGCAAATGCAGCCAAGTTTGTGTTTCCTGCGCAACTGACGGCGCAGAGCGGacctctctccttttctctcccgcTGAACGCtgacctcctctcctctggctCTCGGCGGAGGGACACGCCGGGGACACCGTCCATCCACAGCGGAGCGAGCCTCGGAGCTGGACAAGTCTCAGGCTGGGGGATGTCAAGCCTTCTCCCGGTGGACGCGAGGGTGTCTTGGTTGGGGGACACCTTAGGTCTCTGTATGAGGGGATTTTGGGACTGTTCAGCGTGGTTTAACTCAACAAGAACCGCTTTTGTGTCAGGTTGTGTCTCCATCCTCTCCGCGCCCTGCCTCGCCGGTACCGCTGCTATTCCCGGGTCAGTCTGATGTTTCAGAGAGGTTTGAGGTTCCCTGGATGGTCCCGGGCCCTTAATGCGCTTGTGTCCACCGGCTTTAGAGTCCAGAGCGTCCTGCTGGCTCTTcgccttcctcttcctcctacGGTAGTTGCCGTTCTCAAACATATCCAGGCACTTGGTGTCCAGCGTCCAGTAGCTGCCTTTGCCGGGCCGGCCCTTCTCTCTGGGCACTTTTATGAAGCAGTCATTCAAGGAGAGGTTGTGGCGGATGGAGTTCTGCCAGCCCTGCTTGTTGTCGTGATAAAAGGGGAACCGGTCCATGATGAACTGGTAGATGCCGCTGAGCGTTGCGCGCTGCTCCGGTGCGCTCTTGATGGCCATGGCGATGAGCGCGATGTAGCTGTAGGGCGGCTTCTGCGGAGGCTCCTGGCGGGCCGGCATGAAGCTCAAGGCAGCAGGCACGACCCCTCCGCTGTCCCCTCCATACAAGTAGATGAGCGGGGGGGCGGAGAGGCTGAGAGCCGAG includes:
- the foxl1 gene encoding forkhead box protein L1 yields the protein MTLYHGRLPSLGVPSSALSLSAPPLIYLYGGDSGGVVPAALSFMPARQEPPQKPPYSYIALIAMAIKSAPEQRATLSGIYQFIMDRFPFYHDNKQGWQNSIRHNLSLNDCFIKVPREKGRPGKGSYWTLDTKCLDMFENGNYRRRKRKAKSQQDALDSKAGGHKRIKGPGPSREPQTSLKHQTDPGIAAVPARQGAERMETQPDTKAVLVELNHAEQSQNPLIQRPKVSPNQDTLASTGRRLDIPQPETCPAPRLAPLWMDGVPGVSLRREPEERRSAFSGREKERGPLCAVSCAGNTNLAAFAQDRPKGNVPSRDKSKGFSIESILSKSEDEMRSSIFGLSAETCAERRSPAFSSSVVLGARPHQLYQMGFPFCSYLSLTYPDKVLHFK